From the genome of Perca flavescens isolate YP-PL-M2 chromosome 12, PFLA_1.0, whole genome shotgun sequence, one region includes:
- the kcnmb3 gene encoding calcium-activated potassium channel subunit beta-3: MTVSSVGEDRAILLGFTMMAFSVLMFFVVGITMVKPYVNSNWENEASCVLLQAVTLEEWVDCRGVSTVPCLRVTVNLTDSNERAFLHFDEESVLLASECFYIPKCQMERTELQDEVLKVKKSLDAQLGSTSSCFTDRARHPRDVILGRKYTFKKALFALLWPCLMLGGGGLLVGLVKLTQCLAHLCPEMCSEAAVGRLTSRQGKLYRIFRRSSMQSPS, from the exons ATGACAGTGTCGAGTGTTGGGGAGGACAGAGCCATCCTGCTGGGCTTCACCATGATGGCCTTCTCTGTGCTCATGTTCTTTGTGGTCGGCATTACTATGGTCAAACCTTACGTTAACAG CAACTGGGAGAATGAGGCCAGCTGTGTGCTGCTGCAGGCCGTCACCCTGGAGGAGTGGGTGGACTGCAGAGGTGTGAGCACTGTGCCCTGTCTCAGGGTGACGGTTAACCTCACGGACTCCAATGAGAGGGCTTTTCTCCACTTTGACGAGGAGTCGGTCCTCCTAGCTTCTGAG tgTTTCTACATACCCAAATGTCAGATGGAAAGAACAGAACTTCAGGATGAAGTCCTGAAAGTAAAAAAGAGCTTGGACGCTCAGCTGGGGAGCACCTCATCGTGCTTCACTGACCGCGCAAGGCACCCCagggacgtcatcttgggcagGAAGTACACCTTTAAGAAGGCCCTGTTTGCATTGCTGTGGCCCTGTCTGATGCTGGGTGGTGGAGGTCTGCTGGTGGGCCTTGTGAAGCTGACACAGTGCTTAGCCCATCTCTGCCCTGAGATGTGCAGTGAGGCTGCAGTGGGCAGGCTGACATCAAGGCAGGGCAAACTGTACAGAATCTTTCGGAGGTCCAGCATGCAGTCTCCTTCATGA